The Hordeum vulgare subsp. vulgare chromosome 7H, MorexV3_pseudomolecules_assembly, whole genome shotgun sequence DNA window TGGGCCGCTGACAGGCTTGTTCCCCGAGGACTGCAGCACCACACCTGCTGCCTCCTTTGCGACCAGGTACCCGGGATGATCCAACACGTACTGCCCGCATGCCCCTTTGCTCGTCAAACCTAGCACCCGACCTTGGCATGGCTGCGCATCCTGACCAATCTCATGGACTGGTGGCTGCGCCCAAAGGAGGCCGTTGTGCAAAGCCCTGCAATCTGTCGCGCTACTCGTGCCATGAATACTTTGAAAGCACAGGAACAATTGTGTCTCTGAACACGTGACACAATCGATCAAATGGCTGCTAGACAAGAGCAAGGAAGAATTCATTATGGATTGGTTATTGTGCTACCCTAGTTTTTGTTATACCAACGTTACCCTAGTAGCAGCTGTTTGCGGGAGCTGCTGCCGACTACAACAAAGACGGCGGCTCAGGGGCGAGACGTTGCTGCGGGGACCTCCTCTCATGTCCGGTTCGGGCGTGAGGGgatcaggaggtggaggaggcgtgCGAGTGCGAGGCCTCCTACTCAGGCGCTCAAACGGATGCTCTATCCTGGAGGAAGAATTCAGATATAATGATGGTAATATGGAAGGTTCTAGGAAGCGAGAAGACAAGGAGGTCACTAGCCCGCTTAAGCTGcagtaaaaaaaaaaaaaagatgaaTGTCGGCAGGAGGAAACTCAACTTTGAAATGGTGGCTGGGGATAACATGACAGACAAATGGTGCAAACTCGTCCCAGTTTACTCCAATGGCACTGGACTTGAAAGCTTATAATGAGCAGGGAAGTGGGACTTCAAAGAGTGTTCAAAAGGATGATGTTGGATAAAGGGCTAAAATTGACAACCTGGAAAAGGACAAGTTATGAAGGGAAAGGAGGAGCTCGGAGATAAGAAGAAGGGAGGGGTTGAAGGTGAACAATAACATGTACTTAAACAGACAGGTAAGCGAACCACCTTCAAGCGTCAGGAGAGAACCAAGTGAGCCCAGCAAAGATTAGTTAGCGaagtagaatcaagaaagagaggGCTGATGGATATGAACATATGGGTATAGAGGTGGGTTTGGTAATTTTCAAGAAAGGATGGATGGAGATTGACACGGTAGCCGGAGAATAGTTGGTTGAAAATAATGGTGAAAAGGAACGGGAGAAGGAGAACCAGGAAAACACAAACGCAGCTACAGAGCTCAAACCAGAGTTGAACGCGAGGTAGCGGATCAATCCCGAGGGTCAAACAGCATGGAACTGCCAGGGTTTGTGAAATGGCCTAGCAGTAATAGGATTTTTGGATCTTGAGAAGCAGGTGGACCCCGACGTTCTTTTTTTGTCGAAACAAAACTAGATAAAAGGAGAATGGAGAAGTTCAAATGGATGCTTGGAATGAGCAACATCTATACCAATATAAGAAGAGTGAGTTGAGGAGATCCAACAAATCTCACTCATTCAACCGCATCTATCCAACGGTCTACGTCACTCCGGTGTTTAACGTTGAACATGTTTAGCACTGAACGTTTAGCACCATCCACTAATTAATATCATGCCTAATATCGACATAAACATTAACCAAGGAATTATATCTTACGTAATATTAACATGCAAACTATATCTTGCCTAATATTAATGTGCAATACAATTAATACCTTGCCTAATATTAACGTGCATAATTACCAGTGGTAGAAAGAGATTGTGCAGATAAGAGTGGAGGCTTGGCTTTATTTTGGAAGAAATAGATAAATTTGGAGTTGCATAATTACTCTCAAGATACCATAACGATGTCGAAGTGGTCGAAAGGGATGGTTTAGATGGTGATTTTTTGGTATTATGGGGAATCACCTAGTAACAAGAGAAGAATTACTTGGAAATTACTACACCTTCTCAATAATCAACTGAATCTTCCTTGGTTGTGTGTAGGGGACTTTAATGAGATACAGTACAACCATGAAAAGAAAGGGGGAGCTAGAGCTCAGAGCCAGATGGAGGGGTTTAGGATGGCTCTCTCTGATTGTGGCGTAAGAGATATGGGCTATGTAGGAGATAAGTACACCTAGCACAACAATAATTGGTAAACGAGCCAATATATATTAAAGAGAGACTAGACAGAGTTGTAAGTTCGATGAGCTGGTGTCCGAGGTTTCCCTTTTTCACGGTGCTTATGGTGGATCCACGACACTCTGGTCATAGGCATGTAACCTTCCAAATAGAAGGATCGAGTGGTACGCAAAGCTATAGGCGAAGAGGTCATGTCTTCAAGTTTGAAGCTAGATGGTTACAGGAAGAAGATTGTGAAGCTATTGTTAACAGCGGCCAGGGGCACTACAAAACTGAGGGCCTGTTCGGAAAACTCTCCCAATTCCAAAGATTTAGCTTCCCAACATAGCTTCTTACTCCACGCAGCGGCCCCCATCTCGTTCGGTGACATAATCAGCCCTTGATCCGAGTTAAACGGCACCCAGAACCCTAGAGGGAGAAGAGCAGGTTTGGTGGCATAGGGCAAACATGGCCATGGCGGCTCGAGGCAAGGCAAAGGAGGATACCCATTGCTATGGCGGTGCGAGGCAAGGCAGAGGAGGATACAGATGGACATGGCGGTGCTAGGCAAGGCAGAGGAGAAAACGGATGGCCATGGCGGTGCTAGGCGGGGAGGTGGAGGCCCAAGGGCGAGGCGGGTGAGGGTGGCCACGGTGGAAGAAGACAAAGGAGGGCGTGGGAGCGAGGCAAAGGAGAGAACTGTAGGAGGAGAGCCAATCACGGCATGCCGTTAGGGATCAAGTATTGAAGGAAGTGTTGAACACTCTCAGAGGAGGAGGTGACTGACGTGCCTAAAGGATGGAATAACACTCTCAATGTGTTAATCCCCAAGAACTCCGATccaatctatacctactaataaaagaaataagTATTCTTAGTCCGTCTTGCTATTTTATAGAAAAAACCCTGATGTATTTAACATTAAACACGCAgtacatattaaatattttttgaaatactcatatcttctaaaccgtaactccaaatttaacatgttatatatggaatttgattagaaaaatatgtagagtttgaatatgatgttattttacatgttaaacatttaataaaaaattatcaaggGTGCAATTTTAATAAATAATTCGTTAtttgtctttctttcataccggtactaatCCGGATTGGGGATGAAAGGGCCCGtgagttgcaacgggagaaagaaataccacacgctcttaatttttaAAAAATAGTCTACAATTtgagaatttgtagttacgacacaaacaaagatggtcttatcctacaaaagtgcagttcaaaatttcacaggtcttctattttaacacggcttgcatgtagatttaatacgtacaaagaatcaggcaagtgaccttcagtttcatctccaatcctgattatgctgacgtgttcatccccaatccGGATGAGTAAAGGTATGAAAGAaaaacgaataatgacttatttattaagatcgcatcctagatagtatttttattaaatgtttaacaataagtgtttgtttctagaaacgggtcctttctcgaggaaaggtttctctcgaaagaattgagtgggagggtggtgaaacttgatgaagttattgaaccatcacttcaaccagtgtatagcagggcgcaggacgttgttcctgtgacgcctacaccaattaaagtggaaaactgatgatggtgatcattgagcttcggatcaagttactacaaacctcgtaggtcgacaaggtcgcgtactactacagagtggtacgtaaccctgtcttggaggtcatgttgttgaacaacaatgaacttacgacCTATGGAGaaggatggtgggcccggattccgacaaatggctggaggccatgaaatccgagagaggatccatgtatgaagacaaagtgtagactttggaagaaaactacttgatggtcgttggactattaagtaaagatggatctttaaaataaagacagacaatgatggtgaaaagtcaccattaagaaaagctcgacttgtcgcaaagatgtttccgacaaagttcaaagagttgactatgataagactttctcactcgtagcgatgctaaaagtctgttggaattatgttagcagttgatgcattgtttatgaaaatattgcacataggatgtcaaaacattgtttcctcgatggtttacttgaggaaaggttgtatgtgatacaaccagaaggttttgttgatcctaaggatactaacaagtatgcaagctccagcgatccttcaatggactggtgcaagcatctcggagttggaatatacactttgatgagatgatcgaagcttttgggtttgtacaaggtttgtgagaaacttgtatttccaaagtgagtgggagcattatagaatttctgataagtatatgtggttgacatgttgtagatcggaagtaatgtagaatttctgtgaagcataaagggttgtttgaaaagagtttttaaaggaaaacctggatagagctacttgaacgttgagcatcaaaatctatagagatagatcaaaacgcttaatagaactttcaatgaaatacatgccttgacaagtttttgaaggagttcaaaatagatcagcaaagaaggagttcttggttgtgttgtaaggtgtgaatttgagtaaaagactcaaaacccgaccacggcagaagaaagagaaaggacgaaggtcgtctcctatgccttagccatagactctaaagtatgtcatcttgtgtgccgcacctgatgtgtgccttgccacaagtctgttaagaggtacagcaaGTTatacaggattgaatcactgaacagcggtcaaagttatccttagtaactaatggactaaggaattttttatcgattatggaggtggttaaagagttcgtcgtaaagggttacgtcgatgcaagctttcacactaatccgaataactatgagtagtaaaacagattcgtatagtagagtagatatttgcagtattttcaaatagcacgtagtagcagcatctataagatgacataaagatttgtaaagcacacacggatctgaaagattcagaaccgttgactaaaacctctctcacgagcaaagacgtgatcaaaccccagaactatatgggtgttggattcgttaaaatcacatggtgatgtgaactagattattgactctagtgcaagtgggagactattggaaatatgccctagaggcaataataaattagttattattatatttctttgttcgtgataatcgtttattatccatgctataattgtattgattggaaactcaaatacatgtgtggatacatagacaaaacactgacaGAGTTGTAAGTTCGATGAGCTAGTGTCCGAGGTTCCCCTTTTTCACGGTGCTTATGGTGGATCCACGACACTCTGGTCATAGGCATGTAACCTTCCAAATGAAGGATCGAGTGGTACGCAAAGCTATAGCGAAGAGGTCATGTCTTCAAGTTTGAAGCTAGATGGTTACAGGAAGAAGATTGTGAAGCTATTGTTAACAGCGGCCAGGGGCACTACAAAACTGAGGGCCTGTTCAAAAAACTCTCCCAATTCCAAAGATTCACCTTCCCAACATAGCTTCTTACTCCACGCAGCGGCCCCCATCTCGTTCGGTGACATAATCAGCCCTTGATCCGAGTTAAACGGCACCCAGAACCCTAGAGGGAGAAGAGCAGgtttggtggcacagggcaaacaTGGCCATGGCGGCTCGAGGCAAGGCAAAGGAGGATACCCATTGCTATGGCGGTGCGAGGCAAGGCAGAGGAGGATACACATGGACATGGCGATGCTAGGCAAGGCAGAGGAGGAAACGGATGGCCATGGCGGTGCGAGGCGGGGAGGTGGAGGCCCAAGGGCGAGGCGGATGAGGGTGGCCACGGTGGAAGAAGACAAAGGAGGGCGTGGGAGCGAGGCAAATGAGAGAATTGTAGGAGGAGAGCCAGTCACGGCATTGCTGTTAGGGATCAAGTATTGAAGGAAGTGTTGAACACTCTCAGAGGAGGTGACGTGCCTAAAGGATGGAATAACACTCTCAATGTGTTAATCCCCAAGAACTCGATccaatctatacctactaataaaagaaataggtattcttagtccgtctTGCTATTTTATAGAAAAAAACCCTGATGTATTTAACATTAAACCCGCAgtacatattaaatattttttgaaatactcatatcttctaaaccgtaactctaaatttaacatgttatatatggaatttgattagaaaaatatgtagagtttgaatatgatgttattttacatgttaaacatttaatataaaaaatatcaaggATGCAACTTTTATAAATAATTCGTTAtttgtctttctttcataccagtACTAATCCggattggggatgaacacgtcaacaaaattagGATtggagatgaaattgaaggtcacTTGCCCGTttctttatactccctccgtcccaaaataactgtctcaagcttagtacaattttatactagagctagtacaaagttgagacacttattttgggacggagggagtatgtattaaatctacatgcaagccgtgttaaaatagaagacctgtggaaTCTTGAACTGAACTTTTGTAGGGTAAGACCATATCTATTTGTGCCGTAACTACGAAGtctcagattatagaccatttttttataaattaagagcgtatgatctttttctcccgttgcaacgcacgggcccttttgccagTGAAGATAAAAGACCTCAAGCCAATAAGCCTTTTGAACGTTATATCCCGAGAGCGCATTTGTGTCCGGGCGCCTAATTTCTGATAATATTTTATTgctgcagaagcaagggaatatcGACGAAGATGTGAACCATTGAATCAAAGCCGGATGGATAAAATGGCGCCAAGCTTCTATTCTCTGTGACAAGAAAgtaccacaaaagctaaaaggcaagttctatagaaaggcggttcgacccgcaatgttgtatggcgctgagtgttggccgactaaaagaCAACATGTGCAGCAGTTAGATGTGGCGGGGATGTGCATATTGAGATGATGTGTGGTGCCGCTGTTATGGAAAGCCCAATCTCCCCGATGGTTCTCGGAGCATGATCAAAAGAGAAGATGGAGATCACTCCTCCGCGGGCGAAGAAAAGAGAAGATGGTTCGTGGAGCATGATCAAAATCAATTCTCCTATAGAtacgagtagaagaagaagagggacgaACCGAGATGGTCGAGCTCGATGACATGTGGATCCACGCCAATCCGCTTGAAGAGACCCTTGACCTCCATTGAATACCTACGGTGTAGTGTAAGCACCAGAGCGCATATGACGAAGGGAACACACGAGTGGCTCGAATGAATTAGTCGCAGAAAACAAATCGTGCAACGAATTGGTTGTGTTGGACTTCAGGTGAGGTTCTTACGAGCACCACGACTTGGAGTAGATGACGACGGGGTTGTCGGCGAGCGTCTTCTTGACAGAGTCCTCCATCCGCGAGCCGAAGGAGGAGtccggcgaggaagaggatgACGAGGCCCTGGCAGCGACGGCCCTGGCGCGGCGCGCGGCGAGAGCGAGGCGAGGGAGAGGTATGGACCGGGGGCACCAAGGGAGACCGAGGTTAGTCGCGGGGAGGCGGCAGAGGGTCGGGCACGGCGGCGGCATTTGCGGCGACGGGACGATGAAATCGCGATGGCGATGGGGATGGCAATGGCGATGGCGATGGCGATGGCGAGACTCCTTCACCACCACGATTCTCTTCCCTTTTTTTTTAGGGCTTATTCTCGTTCTTGTTCTGCGTGAAGAGAACGCAATCCCAAGCCACAGCCCAATAATGTCGGTAACCGCCCTTCCCAATTGAACGCCCCTATATCTCGCCTTCAATGGGGCGTCTCTATATCTCGCCTACAGCGAGAGGAAGGAACCCTCGCTGAAGGGGAGACCGAGAGGCACTGGCCCAGAAGCGCGGGAGGCCGACGCCTCATTTCTCTGTTTTTCCTTTTACATTTTCTGTTtattgttttctttgttttttcacaTTGCTTTATACtttaaaactctctctctctctctctctcaactgtATAAACAATGTGTATAAATATTTAatcatgttttaaaaaaaaatcaagcaTTTGAATTTTTTAacaagttttaaaaaatgttgatcaagcatttgaaaaagtTAAAAGTGTATAGAAAAATGTTTACCATGTATAAAAAAATAATGAATTACTTTACACtgtatataaaaatgttaatcaagcatttgaaaaaatATTGGACCAGTATTTAATAAATGTTCATCAatagtttcaaaaatgttaaatTTGTACTCAGACGATGTTGACCATATATTAAAAAATTAAGAATTTTTTCGATCAACTatataaaaatgttaatcaaggatttgataaaaaaaattgaacaagtatttgaaaatgtTGATCAAGCATTTGAACAATGTTAAATGTGTACAGAAAAATCgttgaccatgtattaaaaaatgaTAAAAAGTTTGATCATTTAtataaaaaatgttaatcaagcacttgtaaaaatattgaacaagtatttcaaaaatgttaatctaccatttcaaaaaatgttgaacaagtatttgaaaactattaatcaagcatttgaaaaaatgttgaacaagtatttagGAAATGTTAATAAAGCATTTGAAAAAAGTTAGATGTGTATAGAAAAAATATTGACCATCTGATATTGCATTTAGAAAATATTAGTCAAGCATTTGACAAAAATATTAAATGTGAAAAAAAATATTGATGGTGTATTAGGAAATTTTAatcttttttctgaaaaaaataatcaagcatttgaaaagtTTAAAAGTGTATATAGGAAAATGTTCAACATGTACTAAAAAAAATTAAgcaagcatttaaaaaatgttaaagaTATGTATTGAAATATAGACAATGTAATAAATTCTAATTGAAAATTGTTAGATATGTATTAGAAAAATGTTTTTGACATATGCAAAAAATGTAGAATGAAAtccaaaagaaacaaagaaaaccaaaagatgaatacaaaaaagaaacaaaagaaaatgaaaaataaaactgAAGAAACGAATGCAAAAAGATTGAGAAATggtgaaaacaaaacaaaaaacagagaagaaaaagaaaagaaacaaaataacCGAAAAGgcattgaaaaccaagaaagaaataaaaaaggaaaataagtaaGGAAAGAAAAGCTGATAAAGGTTTGTAATTGTAAGGATCCCTAAGGTTAACGCTCCGAAAAAAATTACTCAATATAGACCAATTAGCTTATGCAATGTGATGTATAAGGTTATTTCAAAAATGATTGCGGCACGTTTGAAGGTAATTCTTTCTAATTGTCTATGAGTGTTTTCACAAAATTAAAAAGAAAAGAGCAGGGAAGGAGGGGTTATGTTCCATCAAACTGGACATGCATAAAGCATATGACCGAGTGGAGTGATCTTTTCTAAAAGCAATATTGTTGAAACTCGGGTTTCgagaaagttgggtgaatttgatAATGCATTGTGTGTCCTTTGTGGAATATAGAGTGTGTTTCAATGGTGACGAGACTCGCAATTTCAAATCCTCTAGAGGGCTAAGGCAGGGGGACTGTGACACCTTCAATGCATTCCTTCCCCCTCTTGTAATATATTTTCTAGTATGGCACCATGCTGTGTTGGTCAAAGTGGTATGAGCTCAATTGTGTCTTCATTTtatgttgcatcatggcatcatgcatagcatcatttCTTTTTGTTCTTGTCTGTGTTGCTTGTGTTGCACCTTGGTATGAAGTGTGTGTGCAAGGTGTGAAAGTGGCAtgtgattgggtgcaacaagattCATCTCAAACCCATTTGTTGCACCATACCCTTTTAAAAAACCTTCTTCCAATTTAATtagtggttgagttcaagtttctAATTTGGGTCAAATAAAATGTTCCTCCCATCTAAAATTCTTCTTACTATTTGTGGAGTGCAACACCCTCTGGTTTGGATGTATTTCCTCTGGGTTTTTATTTAAAACATAGCCTCATTTTAATAATAGGGAATTATTTTTACTCTTCTAAAAATGCCCAACTTATTTTTATTAAGTGTGACATGTTTTTAGAAGACCAAAGATATTTTTGTTTTGCTAACTCTTTTCCTTTTAACCCCTGGGATTTAACCAAAATTTGTTATGTATTATTTGGAAAACCCTTTTAAGCAGAGAGGGAGAGCACATGCCCATGACACGTAGCAATCGCCCCAGGCCTGCCTGGCGACCCCTTCTCCCACCTCTCGTGCGTCACCTCCTGTACGACGCCATGGCAGCCACCGATGGGATGTTTCCCTCGATCAAATGGCTCCAAGCGCGCGGCTCGAGGAATAAAGCCCCCCCCCTCCCGCGCCTCTCCAACCCTAGCATTCCATTTCTCCCCCTCATTCTCCCCTCGCGCCGTCAGGGCCGCCTCTAGTGCAACCACCGACGCCATGGCCggctcttgctcaagctcatcgTGGGCGAAGTTCGGCTCCACCTTCTTCCCGAGCTACACCCGGAGGACGCGGACGCCAAGATGATCTGTTCCTGCAAAGATGGGACGTCGGGgtcttcttcctcgacgtccacgacgaccggtGCTTCGGCACCTCCGGAGACCTCTCCTGCAGCAGAACCACAACGTCGTCGTTGTTCCTCTCCTTTGCTAGGCGCCCTCTTCCCTGCCCCCTCGGTGAGCCTCGCCTCTCTTCTCCCATCTGTGTCAGCAGCCACTCGCCGTCGCCCGCTCTAGCTCGAGCCGTTGCATCATCGTAGTTTCACCAGTGCTGATGCACGCGTGCACTCCACCGTGTTCATGCATGCATGGGCTTGAAGTTCCCCTCTGCATCATAGATGCGTAGCATAGCCCGCAATGCCCGTGCGTAGCGCCCCGTGCGACTGATGCAAGGGTGCATCTACGAGGTTTGTCGCAGGCGCCTCTGTGTTGAACACACAAGGTGTTccattttctttgcatttcgtCTAGGGTGGATCCCCTCTCTGAGCAGATCCACCGCCCCTGGCCAAGTGGCAACCGAGCCGCCCATGCACCACAGCGTTCgggttcaacccccccccccccccgcgcgcgcgctTTAAACCCCCCTTTTTTTACCTTGCATGTTTTCCTCGCTGTGGTAGCTAGTAGTAGGAGTATAACCTTGTTTAATCCCCTGAACTAACAGACGCTGCAGCGGCGCAATATAAGCCCCTTTTATTcctcattgttagagcatatatctccatatgtggttttggtaattgatgacaattcctatggactaatggttaccttaagttatatttataggatttgtccataggcacttcttgaagtccatctgttgggttcaaggagtttatatgatgaccaaggtggtattcaaggtattatccaaagaatggtcatagagacacatggttgatcaagatctcagacaaagagtaaatcaagatgatcaacacacaaagcgtacaagatgtaccgagagggatcaagtgatcccatggtatggtaagcattgtccattacgtgtttgtgtactaacccatggtcttcgtgagagttctatgtgggggttaggtgtgtttacatgggcttgtgtcaaagggaagatctcatacaacccatgaagtatgacgtcaagttgtgatcgtattatccaaagaatggtcatcgagacacatggttgatcaagatctcagacaaagagtaaatcaagatgatcaacacacaaagcgtacaagatgtaccgagagggatcaagtgatcccatggtatggtaagcattgtccattacgtgtttgtgtactaacccatggtcttcgtgagagttctatgtaggggttaggtgtgtttccatgggcttgcgtcaaagggaagatctcatacaacccatgaagtatgacgtcaagttgtgatcgtcatcaagattgcgatgtgcaagttcaagtggatcagcatgaagatatcatgcttgaagcttgctgtccattgtggtggcaatggacttgtgaagatatgctgaagagtggctcacccatagtgagtatgggggagcaatcaattagtcttcatcaagccaacgcaatcaagaaaggtggtccatcttgaggaagccaagatcatcatcatctagctcaagaggacgaggtgcaaggtataggtttgcccttgataggttttctggttaggatagattgatgtactatcaaggggggctctcaagtgagtagcttgatcgtatcgttcgttgagagctcaaaccatttgcatccttgcatcatacttcttggttcttgtttggtgtttctctttgtgagttttagagcttatggtcatcttcgtgacaagctcgagttcatcgaaaacggagtccatatgcatcgactatgatgttttcgatgttggagtttttgccggttcttcattcatagagatctcacatctctatatcattggcattttcatatctgctgtttggatagctcttgtcgtcctgaatccaacaagcttgggtttgctcgattcggagctcgtatgcgaaagttatggctgtttcactggcgagcggtagtaccgctagacctagcggtagtaccgctagagttggcggtagtaccgctggctggcggtagtaccgcccctggtcagcagtagtaccactccaggagcttagtaccgcctgcctagcgtttgttcgtggacggacctttttgcgaagactttcttggcagtggtagtgcctttgcactactaggggcccaacggtagtaccgctggggccagcggtagtaccgctggagtgccagcggtagtaccgctgcagccagcggtagtaccgctggagctcgggtagagagtgggggtaacggtctgattccttcccccactatataaagggggtcttcttcccccttggccttatccatctgttgagctcttgttctacctccattgttgacattcttaaagcttgcttactctcaatccctccaatgattcttgcttgttcttgagggagaagagagaggagatctagatccacatctccaccaatcactttctcctctatgtgaggggaaccccttggatcttgatcttggagttctttgtgagctccttgttcttcctctcatatttctccatagcttttgttgttgtggagggatttgagtgtgagggacttgaccacttcgtgtgttcttgccattgcattagttgcatcggtttgagttctccacggtgatacgtggaagtgagaagttgagaagcttactacctttggtacttagtaccctagatattgttcttcatggatgctttgccatcctagaagcttggtggtgtctcggagctcaatcattgtggtgtgaagctccgggcaagcgtcgaggcctccaattaggttgtggagatagccccgagcaatttgtacgggtaccggtaaccgcccccaagggttgccacgtgtacgggttcggtgaccgcccccaaggtttgccatttgtacgggttcggtgaccgccctcaagggtcccttagtggaatcacggcatcttgcattgtgcgagggc harbors:
- the LOC123410073 gene encoding monothiol glutaredoxin-S10-like; translation: MPPPCPTLCRLPATNLGLPWCPRSIPLPRLALAARRARAVAARASSSSSSPDSSFGSRMEDSVKKTLADNPVVIYSKSWCSYSMEVKGLFKRIGVDPHVIELDHLGAQGPQLQKVLERLTGQSTVPNVFIGGKHIGGCTDTVKLYRKGELATMLTELDIKVNNSS